A single region of the Nicotiana sylvestris chromosome 6, ASM39365v2, whole genome shotgun sequence genome encodes:
- the LOC104222161 gene encoding probable protein phosphatase 2C 27: protein MCVQESEEVSEEMENLDISKSDENIKIGSLQVEDELGNTQKENCEKNTSSSFSVIRNSFPMESISEDTTIADRKQILSNKFLPTLRSGEWSDIGGRLDMEDTHICIADLAKNFGQSILGEEEAVSFYGVFDGHGGKGAALFVRDFLPRIIVEDADFPLKLEKVVSKSFLETDAAFAKSCSADSDLSSGTTALTAMIFGRSLLVANAGDCRAVLSRGGLAIEMSKDHRPCCVSERTRVESLGGFVDDGYLNGQLGVTRALGDWHIKGLKEVEKGGPLSAEPELKLLTLTKEDEFLIIGSDGIWDVFRSQNAVDFARRRLQEHNNAKLCCKEVVDEAKKRGAIDNLTVVMVCFYSEPPPPIVFQRSRIRKCISAEGLQNLRSLLDG from the exons ATGTGTGTCCAAGAGTCAGAGGAAGTGAGTGAGGAAATGGAGAATTTGGATATTTCAAAGAGTGATGAGAATATAAAGATTGGATCTTTACAAGTAGAAGATGAATTGGGAAATACCCAAAAAGAGAATTGTGAAAAAAACACATCTTCTAGCTTTTCTGTGATCAGAAACTCTTTCCCA ATGGAAAGCATTTCTGAGGATACAACTATTGCAGACCGTAAGCAGATACTCTCCAATAAATTCCTCCCTACTCTTAGATCTGGAGAGTGGTCCGATATTGGAGGTCGTCTTGATATGGAAGATACTCATATTTGTATTGCGGACCTGGCTAAGAATTTTGGTCAAAGTATTCTTGGTGAGGAGGAGGCCGTCTCTTTTTATGGA GTCTTTGATGGCCATGGTGGGAAGGGAGCAGCACTCTTTGTTCGTGACTTCTTACCAAGAATCATTGTTGAGGATGCAGATTTCCCTTTGAAACTTGAGAAAGTGGTCAGTAAATCTTTTTTGGAGACAGATGCTGCTTTTGCCAAGTCATGCTCCGCTGATTCTGACTTGTCCTCGGGCACAACTGCACTCACTGCTATGATATTTGGAAG ATCATTACTCGTGGCAAATGCTGGCGATTGTCGAGCAGTACTCTCTCGAGGTGGATTGGCTATAGAAATGTCAAAGGATCACAGACCTTGTTGTGTCAGTGAAAGAACACGTGTCGAGTCCTTGGGTGGATTTGTCGATGATGGTTATTTGAACGGACAGTTAGGCGTGACCCGGGCATTGGGTGACTGGCATATTAAGGGACTAAAGGAAGTCGAAAAGGGTGGACCATTGAGTGCTGAACCAGAACTAAAGCTGCTTACATTAACAAAGGAGGACGAGTTCTTGATCATCGGTAGTGATGGAATATGGGATGTTTTCAGAAGCCAAAACGCAGTGGATTTTGCTCGAAGGAGACTGCAAGAACATAACAACGCTAAATTATGCTGCAAGGAAGTCGTGGACGAGGCCAAAAAACGTGGTGCTATCGACAACTTAACAGTAGTCATGGTATGTTTTTACTCTGAACCACCACCACCTATTGTATTCCAAAGATCAAGAATTAGGAAGTGTATATCTGCAGAAGGACTTCAGAACCTGAGATCTTTACTCGACGGGTAG
- the LOC104215435 gene encoding putative glycerol-3-phosphate transporter 5, with product MMELKPLNLVPPNRPPPGLNFFPNLNPPQKTLTFHKFLVLFLTFIAYAAFHASRKPPSIVKSVLGPEIKAQNGTNGWAPFEGPSGPHRLGELDLAFLLAYSIGMYFAGHIGDNIDLRLFLTVGMVGSGILVIAFGLGYFLDVHWLLFFVIVQILCGLFQSIGWPCVVAVIGNWFGKAKRGLIMGVWNSNTSVGNIIGSLVASSVLSFGWGWSFLLPGIFILVVAAFVYMFLVVSPDHIGLELASKEIEMNVEGVALVSSETGETEEEGVVVEPETEGAIGFLQAWRLPGVAPYAFCLFFSKLVAYTFLYWLPFYLRHTVVAGVQLSHKSAGILSTVFDIGGVVGGVLAGVTSDIIEARGVTSIIFLLLSMPALLFYRIYGSVSMFTNIALMLVSGALVNGPYSLITTAVAADLGTQSDIKGNSRALATVSAIIDATGSVGAALGPLLAGYISTRGWNSVFVMLILSIFIASLLLIPIVKNEIKEKLSEGKWLWISMIKR from the exons ATGATGGAACTCAAACCCCTTAATTTGGTTCCACCTAATAGACCCCCACCAGGTCTCaatttctttccaaacctcaatCCACCACAAAAGACTTTAACTTTCCACAAATTTTTAGTCCTTTTTCTAACTTTTATAGCATATGCAGCTTTTCATGCCTCAAGAAAACCTCCAAGTATAGTAAAATCAGTTCTTGGACCTGAGATCAAAGCCCAAAATGGCACTAATGGGTGGGCCCCATTTGAGGGACCAAGTGGGCCCCACCGTTTAGGGGAGCTTGATCTTGCATTCTTGTTAGCATACTCAATTGGGATGTATTTTGCTGGACATATTGGTGATAATATTGATTTAAGGCTTTTCTTGACTGTTGGAATGGTTGGTAGTGGCATTTTGGTTATTGCTTTTGGTTTAGGTTATTTTCTTGATGTGCATTGGCTGTTATTTTTTGTAATTGTTCAGATTTTATGTGGGTTGTTTCAGTCTATTGGTTGGCCTTGTGTTGTGGCTGTAATTGGAAATTGGTTTGGGAAGGCTAAGAGGGGGTTGATAATGGGAGTTTGGAATTCAAATACCTCAGTTGGTAATATTATTGGTTCTTTAGTTGCTTCATCTGTATTGAGTTTTGGTTGGGGTTGGTCTTTTTTATTGCCCGGGATATTCATTTTGGTCGTGGCAGCGTTTGTGTATATGTTTCTTGTAGTGAGTCCTGATCATATCGGTTTAGAATTGGCTTCAAAGGAGATTGAGATGAATGTTGAGGGAGTTGCATTGGTTAGTTCAGAGACAGGTGAAACTGAAGAGGAGGGAGTCGTCGTCGAACCCGAAACTGAGGGTGCAATTGGGTTCTTGCAAGCTTGGAGGTTACCAGGAGTTGCACCCTATGCATTCTGCTTATTTTTCTCTAAGCTAGTGGCCTACACTTTTTTGTATTGGCTGCCCTTCTACTTAAGGCACACAG TTGTTGCTGGTGTGCAGCTATCTCACAAAAGTGCTGGGATCCTTTCGACAGTTTTTGATATTGGAGGAGTCGTTGGAGGGGTTTTGGCAGGGGTCACATCGGACATAATTGAAGCTCGTGGGGTTACTTCCATTATATTCTTGTTGTTATCAATGCCAGCCCTTCTTTTTTATCGCATATATGGGAGTGTATCTATGTTTACCAACATCGCTTTGATGCTCGTTTCTGGTGCACTTGTTAATGGTCCTTACTCCCTTATTACCACAGCAGTTGCAGCAGATCTTGGTACTCAGAGCGACATAAAGGGGAACTCTCGTGCATTAGCTACTGTGAGTGCAATTATAGACGCTACTGGTTCAGTTGGGGCAGCTCTTGGGCCACTTTTAGCAGGATATATTTCAACAAGAGGATGGAACAGTGTGTTTGTTATGCTAATTCTTTCAATATTCATTGCAAGCCTATTGTTAATCCCAATTGTGAAAAATGAGATTAAAGAAAAGCTGAGTGAGGGGAAATGGCTTTGGATCAGCATGATTAAAAGGTGA